In one Streptomyces sp. NBC_00597 genomic region, the following are encoded:
- the efeB gene encoding iron uptake transporter deferrochelatase/peroxidase subunit, translating into MSEDTSTTTTDAAAESAASTEAVASATGSDATGGPSRRSVLGWGGAGLALGAAAAGGTVAALSSGSDAVPAALSGSAVPFHGAHQAGIASAVQDRLHFAAFDVKTKDRAELVQLLKDWTRAAERMTAGLPVGEGAVGGLPEAPPDDTGEALGLKPSRLTLTIGFGASLFAKDRFGLEDRRPEALVDLEQFPGDNLDPAKSGGDLCVQACADDPQVAVHAIRQLARIGFGKTAVRWSQLGFGKTSSTTPDQQTPRNMMGFKDGTRNIAGTDTAALDKHVWVADEAKGASAWMAGGSYLVARRIRMHIETWDRTPLQEQEDIFGRDKAEGAPVGKSKERDEPFLKAMKPEAHVRLAHPDSNNGVTILRRGYSFTDGSDGLGRLDAGLFFLAYQRDVRKGFIPLQRNLSKHDGLNEYIQHVSSALFAVPPGVRDKDDWWGRALFA; encoded by the coding sequence ATGTCTGAGGACACCAGCACCACCACCACCGACGCAGCCGCCGAGTCCGCCGCGTCGACCGAAGCCGTCGCGTCCGCCACCGGCAGCGATGCCACCGGCGGGCCGTCCCGCCGGTCCGTGCTCGGCTGGGGCGGTGCCGGGCTCGCGCTCGGCGCCGCCGCGGCGGGCGGCACGGTCGCCGCGCTCAGCAGCGGCAGCGACGCGGTTCCGGCCGCGCTCAGCGGCTCCGCCGTGCCCTTCCACGGCGCGCACCAGGCCGGCATCGCCTCCGCCGTCCAGGACCGGCTGCACTTCGCCGCGTTCGACGTGAAGACGAAGGACCGCGCGGAGCTCGTCCAGCTCCTCAAGGACTGGACGCGGGCCGCCGAGCGGATGACGGCGGGCCTCCCCGTCGGCGAGGGCGCGGTCGGCGGCCTCCCCGAGGCGCCGCCGGACGACACCGGCGAGGCCCTCGGCCTCAAGCCGTCCCGCCTGACGCTGACCATCGGCTTCGGCGCCTCGCTGTTCGCCAAGGACCGGTTCGGCCTGGAGGACCGGCGCCCCGAGGCCCTGGTCGACCTGGAGCAGTTCCCCGGCGACAACCTGGACCCGGCCAAGAGCGGCGGCGACCTCTGCGTGCAGGCCTGCGCGGACGACCCGCAGGTCGCGGTGCACGCGATCCGCCAGCTCGCCCGGATCGGCTTCGGCAAGACCGCGGTGCGCTGGTCGCAGCTCGGCTTCGGCAAGACCTCGTCCACCACCCCGGACCAGCAGACCCCGCGCAACATGATGGGCTTCAAGGACGGCACCCGGAACATCGCGGGCACCGACACCGCCGCCCTCGACAAGCACGTGTGGGTCGCGGACGAGGCCAAGGGCGCCTCGGCGTGGATGGCCGGCGGCTCGTACCTGGTCGCCCGCCGGATCCGGATGCACATCGAGACCTGGGACCGCACTCCGCTCCAGGAGCAGGAGGACATCTTCGGCCGGGACAAGGCCGAGGGCGCACCGGTCGGCAAGTCGAAGGAGCGCGACGAGCCGTTCCTGAAGGCGATGAAGCCGGAGGCGCACGTCCGCCTGGCGCACCCCGACAGCAACAACGGTGTGACGATCCTGCGCCGCGGCTACTCGTTCACCGACGGTTCGGACGGACTGGGCCGGCTCGACGCGGGCCTGTTCTTCCTCGCGTACCAGCGGGACGTCCGCAAGGGCTTCATCCCGCTCCAGCGCAACCTGTCCAAGCACGACGGGCTCAACGAGTACATCCAGCACGTGAGCTCGGCCCTCTTCGCCGTCCCTCCGGGCGTCCGTGACAAGGACGACTGGTGGGGCCGGGCGCTGTTCGCGTAG
- the efeU gene encoding iron uptake transporter permease EfeU yields the protein MFSNYLIGLREGLEASLVVCILIAYLVKTGNKDKLGPLWLGVGLAAALSLAFGAALEFGTSELTFQAQEAIGGSLSIVSVGLVTWMVFWMKRTARHLKTELHGKLDAALAMGTGALVTTAFLAVGREGLETSLFVWRSVHAAGDGAGPLVGVLLGIGSSIVLGWLFYRGALKINLSKFFTWTGGMLVVVAAGVLAYGVHDLQEAEFLPGLLNKAFDVSAAIPPDSWYGTLLKGTFNFQPDPTWLQVSVWLLYLVPTLLLFLGVFARKAAPAAPAPAPAAQPAGVPAKAEGSGS from the coding sequence GTGTTCAGCAACTACCTGATCGGCCTGCGTGAGGGGCTTGAGGCCAGCCTGGTCGTCTGCATCCTCATCGCCTACCTGGTGAAGACCGGGAACAAGGACAAGCTGGGACCGCTGTGGCTCGGCGTCGGCCTCGCGGCCGCGCTCAGCCTGGCCTTCGGCGCGGCGCTCGAATTCGGCACCTCGGAGCTGACGTTCCAGGCGCAGGAGGCGATCGGCGGCAGCCTGTCGATCGTCTCGGTCGGCCTGGTGACGTGGATGGTCTTCTGGATGAAGCGCACCGCACGGCACCTGAAGACCGAGCTGCACGGCAAGCTCGACGCGGCGCTCGCGATGGGCACCGGCGCCCTGGTGACGACGGCTTTCCTGGCCGTCGGCCGGGAGGGCCTGGAAACCTCGCTGTTCGTGTGGCGGTCGGTCCACGCGGCCGGTGACGGCGCGGGTCCGCTGGTGGGCGTGCTGCTCGGCATCGGATCGTCGATCGTGCTGGGCTGGCTGTTCTACCGCGGCGCGCTGAAGATCAACCTGTCCAAGTTCTTCACGTGGACCGGCGGGATGCTGGTCGTGGTCGCCGCGGGCGTGCTCGCGTACGGGGTGCACGACCTCCAGGAGGCCGAGTTCCTGCCCGGTCTCCTGAACAAGGCCTTCGACGTCAGCGCGGCGATCCCGCCGGACAGCTGGTACGGGACCCTGCTGAAGGGCACGTTCAACTTCCAGCCCGACCCGACCTGGCTCCAGGTCTCGGTGTGGCTGCTGTACCTGGTCCCGACGCTGCTCCTGTTCCTCGGGGTGTTCGCCCGCAAGGCGGCCCCCGCGGCGCCGGCACCGGCTCCGGCGGCCCAGCCGGCGGGCGTCCCCGCGAAGGCCGAGGGCAGCGGCTCGTAA
- a CDS encoding FecCD family ABC transporter permease: MTGRNTVTAAAPDLVHGEPRTDGAPRRTGAWLAVGLVVALGGLALVSAGVGAYGIPVGEVLGSVQHRLGLGGAPLDRVGESVLWNVRLPRVALALLVGASLGCAGALMQGVFGNPLAEPGVIGISAGAAVGAVAAIGLGLGFFGNWTITACAFVSGLVTVGSVYLLSRNGGKTEVVTLILTGIAVNAFAGALIGLFVFFADSGQVNQITFWQLGSLAQATWPKVLAVLPCALAGLTIAPFYARKLDLLSLGERPAHHLGVDVERLRVVLVLVVALLTAAAVAVAGIITFVGLLVPHLLRMANGPGHRSLVPGSALAGAVVLLGGDLAARTIARPAELPLGVLTALIGSPFFFWLLRRTRRKQGGWA, from the coding sequence GTGACGGGACGGAACACGGTCACCGCGGCCGCCCCGGACCTCGTCCACGGGGAGCCCCGGACGGACGGGGCGCCCCGCCGGACCGGGGCGTGGCTGGCCGTGGGGCTGGTCGTCGCGCTCGGGGGGCTGGCGCTGGTGTCCGCCGGGGTGGGGGCCTACGGGATACCCGTCGGAGAGGTCCTCGGGTCCGTCCAGCACCGCCTGGGGCTCGGCGGAGCCCCGCTCGACCGGGTGGGCGAGAGCGTGCTGTGGAACGTTCGGCTCCCCCGGGTCGCGCTCGCCCTGCTCGTCGGTGCGAGCCTGGGCTGCGCGGGGGCCCTGATGCAGGGGGTGTTCGGCAATCCGCTCGCCGAGCCCGGCGTCATCGGGATCTCCGCGGGCGCCGCCGTCGGCGCGGTGGCCGCCATCGGACTCGGGCTCGGCTTCTTCGGCAACTGGACCATCACCGCCTGCGCGTTCGTCTCCGGGCTCGTCACCGTCGGCTCCGTCTACCTCCTGTCCCGCAACGGCGGCAAGACCGAGGTCGTCACCCTCATCCTGACCGGCATCGCGGTCAACGCCTTCGCCGGCGCCCTGATCGGCCTGTTCGTGTTCTTCGCGGACAGCGGCCAGGTCAACCAGATCACCTTCTGGCAGCTCGGCTCCCTCGCCCAGGCCACCTGGCCCAAGGTGCTCGCCGTCCTACCGTGCGCGCTGGCCGGCCTGACGATCGCTCCCTTCTACGCCCGCAAGCTGGACCTGCTCTCGCTGGGCGAGCGGCCCGCCCACCATCTCGGCGTGGACGTGGAACGGCTGCGCGTCGTGCTCGTCCTCGTCGTCGCGCTGCTCACCGCGGCCGCCGTCGCCGTGGCCGGCATCATCACCTTCGTCGGGCTGCTCGTCCCACACCTGCTGCGCATGGCGAACGGCCCCGGCCACCGCTCCCTGGTCCCGGGCAGCGCCCTCGCCGGCGCTGTGGTGCTGCTCGGGGGCGATCTGGCCGCCCGGACCATCGCCCGGCCGGCCGAGCTGCCGCTCGGCGTGCTGACCGCGCTGATCGGCAGCCCCTTCTTCTTCTGGCTGTTGCGCCGTACCCGCCGCAAGCAGGGAGGCTGGGCGTGA
- a CDS encoding HtaA domain-containing protein, whose amino-acid sequence MPARPARASTVALLATLAALWGALLPATAAHAAERPVQGGRLDWGIKSSFQSYVTGPVAKGAFQLKNGAATVGGSLFRFHSATGSYDPDSGAFEASFSGGVGFQGHQKPDGAYELDLTVSRPTVKIDGGGGTLYADVTGKAKDTGEVSTRTRVPFATLGLGGINMKGGASPVVLTGVPVTLTDQGAKAFAGYYSAGDRLDPLSLSVDVKAAPAAGTPPSASAPGQTPQPPPDPQAARGAFADAAVDWGVRRTFREYVTGSVGQGRWTLAEGARDGGALFRFPQGKGAYDGSKGTLDASFAGTVHFTGVHLDLELGRPRVTVENGKGVLSADVTTGGETKGAVPLVEFDAKGLKTEGALATLTDAPATLTEGGSQAFGSMYKAGTEMDPVSLAVALDATAKLPALPDLGSTAPPAPPAAPGPSPAPVAEEGESSNAGPYVALGVAVLVLVGGATLLLLRRNRRTEPTPAGPDAPIAPPAPDAPTTPTAPTTSDAPGGSAGSGGPQQSRP is encoded by the coding sequence ATGCCTGCAAGACCGGCCCGCGCGTCGACAGTCGCCCTGTTGGCGACCCTGGCGGCCTTGTGGGGCGCCCTGCTCCCGGCGACCGCCGCCCATGCGGCCGAACGCCCCGTACAGGGGGGCCGGCTGGACTGGGGCATCAAATCCTCCTTCCAGAGTTACGTCACCGGTCCCGTCGCGAAAGGCGCTTTCCAGCTGAAGAACGGCGCCGCCACGGTCGGCGGCAGCCTGTTCCGCTTCCACTCGGCCACCGGCTCCTACGATCCGGACTCCGGAGCCTTCGAGGCCTCCTTCAGCGGCGGCGTCGGCTTCCAGGGCCACCAGAAGCCGGACGGTGCGTACGAGTTGGACCTGACGGTCAGCCGCCCCACCGTCAAGATCGATGGAGGCGGCGGCACCCTCTACGCGGACGTCACGGGCAAGGCCAAGGACACCGGCGAGGTCAGCACCCGGACCCGGGTTCCCTTCGCCACCCTCGGCCTCGGCGGGATCAACATGAAGGGCGGCGCCAGCCCCGTCGTCCTGACCGGCGTCCCGGTCACCCTCACCGACCAGGGTGCCAAGGCCTTCGCGGGCTACTACTCGGCGGGCGACCGGCTCGACCCCCTCTCCCTCTCCGTCGACGTCAAAGCCGCCCCGGCCGCCGGCACCCCGCCGTCCGCGAGCGCCCCGGGGCAGACCCCGCAGCCTCCGCCGGACCCGCAGGCCGCCCGGGGAGCGTTCGCCGACGCCGCCGTCGACTGGGGTGTCCGGCGCACGTTCCGCGAGTACGTCACCGGGTCCGTCGGCCAGGGCAGATGGACCCTCGCCGAGGGGGCCCGGGACGGCGGCGCGCTGTTCCGGTTCCCGCAGGGCAAGGGCGCGTACGACGGCTCGAAGGGGACGCTCGACGCCTCCTTCGCCGGCACGGTCCATTTCACCGGCGTCCATCTCGACCTCGAACTCGGCAGGCCGCGCGTCACGGTGGAGAACGGCAAGGGCGTCCTGTCCGCGGACGTCACCACCGGCGGTGAGACGAAGGGCGCCGTCCCGCTCGTCGAGTTCGACGCCAAGGGGCTGAAGACCGAGGGCGCACTCGCCACCCTCACCGATGCCCCCGCGACCCTCACCGAGGGCGGCTCGCAGGCCTTCGGTTCCATGTACAAGGCGGGCACCGAGATGGACCCCGTCTCCCTCGCCGTCGCGCTCGATGCCACCGCGAAGCTGCCGGCCCTGCCCGACCTGGGCTCCACGGCCCCGCCCGCCCCGCCCGCCGCCCCCGGCCCGTCGCCCGCGCCCGTCGCCGAGGAGGGGGAGTCTTCGAACGCCGGGCCGTACGTCGCCCTCGGCGTGGCCGTCCTGGTCCTGGTCGGCGGTGCGACCCTCCTCCTCCTGCGCCGCAACCGCCGTACGGAGCCCACCCCCGCCGGACCGGACGCCCCGATCGCCCCGCCCGCCCCGGATGCCCCGACGACCCCGACCGCCCCGACGACCTCGGACGCCCCGGGCGGTTCCGCCGGGTCCGGGGGCCCGCAGCAGTCCCGGCCCTGA
- a CDS encoding PhzF family phenazine biosynthesis protein encodes MNDLDVLSVFCAGDGRYGNLLGVVRDGRSCPDDASRQALAAELGYSETVFVDDPERGVVDIRTPGTRMSFAGHPLVGVAWLLDIEELQPPAGSVWARDDGEFTWITALPEWVEGKRTEQYASPAEVDALPAPPPGEGWLYAWAWEDETAGRIRARGFPRRPDGAITEDEATGSAAILLTAELNRALNITQGAGSQILTAPGPDGTVEIGGRVRFAKPPQARPGTE; translated from the coding sequence GTGAACGATCTCGATGTGCTCAGTGTCTTCTGTGCGGGCGACGGGCGGTACGGCAACCTGCTCGGCGTCGTGCGCGACGGCCGGTCCTGCCCCGACGACGCGTCGCGGCAGGCCCTGGCCGCTGAACTCGGCTACAGCGAGACGGTGTTCGTCGACGACCCCGAGCGCGGGGTCGTCGACATCCGCACCCCCGGAACGCGGATGTCCTTCGCGGGTCATCCGCTGGTCGGCGTCGCCTGGCTGCTCGACATCGAGGAGCTCCAGCCGCCGGCCGGCTCCGTATGGGCCCGTGACGACGGCGAGTTCACCTGGATCACGGCCCTCCCCGAGTGGGTCGAGGGCAAGCGCACCGAGCAGTACGCCAGCCCCGCCGAGGTCGACGCGCTGCCCGCGCCGCCGCCGGGCGAGGGCTGGCTGTACGCCTGGGCCTGGGAGGACGAGACCGCGGGCCGCATCAGGGCCCGCGGCTTCCCGCGCCGCCCCGACGGGGCCATCACCGAGGACGAGGCCACCGGCTCGGCCGCGATACTGCTGACCGCCGAGCTGAACCGGGCCCTGAACATCACCCAGGGCGCGGGCTCCCAGATCCTCACCGCGCCCGGCCCGGACGGCACGGTCGAGATCGGTGGCCGCGTCCGCTTCGCCAAGCCCCCGCAGGCCCGCCCCGGAACTGAGTAG
- the efeO gene encoding iron uptake system protein EfeO — MRPARLTALTAAAAVAALTAVTGCAEKSGAGDGAIKVAASDSACEVSKTEFPAGKVTIEVENKGSKVTEVYVLFPDDRIVAERENIGPGTKASITAEIKAGDYEIACKPGMKGDGIRQKVKATGNGAAEKRSPELDAAVAAYRKYVQEQADETLPKAQAFADAVKAGDVEAAKKAYAVSRIGWERTEPVAESFGDIDPKVDVREDGLEAGQDPAKDWTGWHRLEKALFADNKIGDDEKKLADQLMTDLTGWQKKVGQAEITPTSMANGAKELLDEVASGKVTGEEERYSHTDLVDFKANVEGAQKAYELLKPAAAKNDPALSAELDKQFAAMNTLLDKYRADKNTYDFASYETVGQDQRKELSDAVSALGEPLSKLAAAVTK, encoded by the coding sequence ATGCGCCCCGCCCGCCTCACCGCCCTCACCGCGGCTGCCGCCGTGGCCGCGCTCACCGCCGTCACCGGCTGCGCCGAGAAGAGCGGCGCCGGCGACGGGGCCATCAAGGTCGCCGCCTCCGACAGCGCCTGCGAGGTCTCCAAGACGGAGTTCCCGGCCGGCAAGGTCACCATCGAGGTCGAGAACAAGGGCTCCAAGGTCACCGAGGTCTACGTCCTCTTCCCGGACGACCGCATCGTCGCCGAGCGCGAGAACATCGGCCCCGGCACCAAGGCCTCCATCACCGCCGAGATCAAGGCCGGTGACTACGAGATCGCCTGCAAGCCCGGCATGAAGGGCGACGGCATCCGCCAGAAGGTCAAGGCCACGGGCAACGGCGCCGCCGAGAAGCGCAGCCCGGAGCTGGACGCCGCGGTCGCCGCGTACCGCAAGTACGTGCAGGAGCAGGCCGACGAGACCCTCCCCAAGGCGCAGGCCTTCGCGGACGCGGTCAAGGCCGGCGACGTCGAGGCCGCCAAGAAGGCGTACGCCGTGTCCCGCATCGGCTGGGAGCGCACCGAGCCGGTCGCCGAGTCCTTCGGCGACATCGACCCGAAGGTCGACGTCCGCGAGGACGGCCTGGAGGCCGGCCAGGACCCGGCGAAGGACTGGACCGGCTGGCACCGCCTGGAGAAGGCCCTGTTCGCCGACAACAAGATCGGCGACGACGAGAAGAAGCTCGCCGACCAGCTGATGACCGACCTCACCGGCTGGCAGAAGAAGGTCGGCCAGGCGGAGATCACCCCGACCTCCATGGCGAACGGCGCCAAGGAGCTGCTGGACGAGGTGGCCAGCGGCAAGGTCACCGGTGAGGAAGAGCGCTACAGCCACACCGACCTGGTCGACTTCAAGGCCAACGTCGAGGGCGCCCAGAAGGCGTACGAGCTGCTCAAGCCGGCCGCCGCGAAGAACGACCCGGCCCTGTCCGCGGAGCTGGACAAGCAGTTCGCCGCGATGAACACGCTGCTCGACAAGTACCGCGCCGACAAGAACACCTACGACTTCGCCTCGTACGAGACGGTCGGCCAGGACCAGCGCAAGGAACTCTCGGACGCCGTCAGCGCGCTCGGGGAGCCGCTGTCGAAGCTTGCCGCCGCCGTCACCAAGTAA
- a CDS encoding ABC transporter substrate-binding protein — MPTPAASTRLPRRALALALVLTVAALALAALTGCAGTSATGSGPGTAARPAAVPDRVEPLAPAPLPALPVTVSSADGRQVTVTSVERVVPLTGGLNEIVQTLGLGPQVVARDITATFEQAAQLPVVTRGHDVSAESVLSLRPTLVLAETTTGPAEAIGQIRDAGVPLLVVAPAKSLEDVPKRIGTVADALGVKDAGVRLNQRTAERIAAVRKDIPATAATGKKPRVAFLYLRGTASVYLMGGSDSGAASLLEAAGAVDTGQESGLGKDFTPITSEALAAAAPDAILVMSKGLESVGGTEGLVKIPGVAQTPAGMDRRVVAVDDGVLLNYGPRTDQVLGSLISQLYGRTA; from the coding sequence GTGCCTACGCCCGCCGCTTCAACCCGCCTGCCCCGCCGCGCCCTTGCCCTCGCCCTCGTCCTCACCGTCGCCGCGCTGGCACTGGCCGCCCTGACGGGCTGCGCGGGCACGTCCGCCACCGGCTCCGGACCCGGCACGGCAGCCCGGCCCGCCGCCGTGCCCGACCGGGTGGAACCGCTCGCCCCGGCGCCGCTGCCCGCGCTCCCGGTGACCGTGTCCTCGGCGGACGGCCGGCAGGTGACGGTGACCTCCGTGGAGCGGGTGGTCCCGCTGACCGGCGGCTTGAACGAGATCGTCCAGACCCTGGGCCTCGGTCCCCAGGTCGTCGCCCGCGACATCACCGCCACCTTCGAACAGGCCGCGCAGCTACCGGTGGTGACCCGGGGTCACGACGTGTCGGCCGAGAGCGTGCTGTCGCTGCGCCCGACCCTGGTACTGGCCGAGACCACCACCGGCCCGGCCGAGGCGATCGGGCAGATCCGCGACGCGGGCGTCCCGCTGCTCGTCGTCGCCCCGGCCAAGTCCCTGGAGGACGTGCCGAAGCGGATCGGGACGGTCGCCGACGCGCTCGGCGTCAAGGACGCCGGGGTGCGATTGAACCAGCGCACCGCCGAGCGGATCGCCGCCGTCCGCAAGGACATCCCCGCGACCGCGGCCACCGGGAAGAAGCCCCGGGTGGCCTTCCTCTACCTGCGCGGCACCGCATCCGTGTACCTGATGGGCGGCTCCGACTCGGGGGCGGCCTCACTGCTCGAAGCGGCCGGCGCCGTGGACACGGGCCAGGAGTCGGGGCTCGGCAAGGACTTCACCCCGATCACGAGCGAGGCCCTGGCGGCTGCCGCGCCGGACGCCATCCTGGTCATGTCCAAGGGGTTGGAGTCCGTGGGCGGCACGGAAGGCCTGGTGAAGATCCCGGGCGTGGCGCAGACCCCTGCCGGAATGGACCGGCGGGTGGTCGCCGTCGACGACGGCGTCCTCTTGAACTACGGCCCGCGCACGGACCAGGTGCTGGGCTCCCTGATCTCCCAGCTCTACGGAAGGACCGCGTGA
- a CDS encoding heme ABC transporter ATP-binding protein: MSTPFSLPFFRRGGRGVPARPAPGAAVAEAVGLHVRLGGRTVLAGIDLTARAGEVLTLVGPNGAGKSTLLAALAADLPAAEGLVRIDGRPAGDWPAPDLALRRSVLPQSATVSFPFPVGDVVRMGRAPWSGTPLADSDEEAVAAAMAATEVADFADRPFSALSGGERARVALARVLAQRAPLLLLDEPTAALDLRHQELVLRICRERAAAGDAVVVVLHDLGLAAAHADRAAVLHRGRIAADGPPGEVFGDELLSRIYRQPVEVLPHPRTGVPLVLPVRDEDLSVLRNGHTDLTSA; the protein is encoded by the coding sequence GTGAGCACCCCCTTCTCCCTCCCCTTCTTCCGGCGCGGCGGGCGCGGGGTTCCCGCCCGGCCGGCCCCCGGTGCGGCGGTCGCCGAGGCCGTCGGCCTCCACGTCAGGCTCGGCGGGCGCACGGTGTTGGCCGGGATCGACCTGACCGCCCGGGCCGGCGAGGTACTGACGCTGGTGGGCCCGAACGGCGCGGGGAAATCGACCCTGTTGGCCGCCCTCGCGGCCGATCTGCCCGCCGCCGAGGGCCTCGTACGGATCGACGGGCGGCCGGCGGGCGACTGGCCGGCCCCGGATCTGGCACTGCGCCGGTCCGTGCTGCCCCAGTCGGCGACCGTGTCCTTCCCCTTCCCGGTCGGGGACGTCGTCCGCATGGGCCGCGCCCCGTGGTCCGGCACCCCGCTCGCCGACTCCGACGAGGAGGCGGTGGCCGCCGCCATGGCCGCCACGGAGGTGGCGGACTTCGCCGATCGCCCCTTCTCCGCGCTCTCCGGCGGCGAACGGGCCCGGGTCGCCCTGGCCCGGGTGCTGGCCCAGCGGGCCCCGCTGCTGCTCCTCGACGAGCCGACCGCGGCACTGGACCTGCGCCACCAGGAGCTGGTGCTCCGGATCTGCCGGGAGCGGGCCGCGGCCGGGGACGCGGTGGTCGTCGTCCTGCACGACCTCGGGCTGGCCGCGGCCCACGCCGACCGGGCCGCCGTGCTGCACCGCGGGCGGATCGCGGCGGACGGGCCACCGGGCGAGGTGTTCGGGGACGAGCTGCTGAGCCGGATCTATCGGCAGCCCGTCGAGGTGCTGCCACATCCGCGTACGGGGGTTCCGCTTGTGCTCCCCGTACGGGACGAGGACCTTTCCGTCCTACGGAACGGCCACACCGACTTGACCTCCGCTTGA
- a CDS encoding HtaA domain-containing protein gives MTSSHRRPLALAIAAAAVLGATAFVLPATAAGGGQAPAAVAAAPTPIVNGTLDWGVLASYRSYVLNIAKGTITPADGAALNSDGTFRFGSATGRYDKDGGHVVTAAFKGSVTFDAPAHGFKVTLANLRFDTGTKKLTADVTKNGTLTPGVPLADVAFGGPAMDKLGTTLTKEAAEQLGSDKYVGLAGDPLTAALEFAQPSPSPSPSATTSAPVSPSASAPSTGAAPSQSTGSPAADGPQQLVGGRLTWGVKDSFRSYVVKGGGSVTPAGGAVASGDTFAFALGKGELDTAKQKLSASFAGSLRFQRADHGVDMTFANLRVNAEGKKGTLVLDVKTPTATKADVPFATLDLSKTEYRTTGGLLTLNAVPAAFTAEGAAAIGAPSPDYAEGKPTDPVTLSVSVDKDAVLPTGTPATAPTATPAPATAGGTGGAVGGGGAGGSIGGNLASTGAELPATALLAASGAAVVAGAGAVHLARRRRSVRM, from the coding sequence ATGACCTCGTCCCACCGCCGTCCCCTCGCCCTCGCCATCGCCGCCGCGGCGGTGCTCGGCGCCACCGCCTTCGTCCTGCCCGCGACGGCGGCGGGCGGCGGGCAGGCCCCGGCGGCCGTCGCCGCCGCGCCGACGCCGATCGTGAACGGCACCCTCGACTGGGGCGTCCTGGCGAGCTACCGCTCGTACGTCCTCAACATCGCCAAGGGCACGATCACCCCGGCGGACGGGGCCGCGCTGAACTCCGACGGCACCTTCCGCTTCGGTTCGGCGACGGGCCGGTACGACAAGGACGGCGGGCACGTGGTGACCGCCGCCTTCAAGGGCAGCGTCACCTTCGACGCGCCCGCCCACGGCTTCAAGGTGACCCTCGCCAACCTCCGCTTCGACACGGGTACGAAGAAGCTGACGGCCGACGTCACCAAGAACGGCACCCTCACCCCCGGCGTCCCGCTGGCGGACGTGGCCTTCGGCGGCCCGGCGATGGACAAGCTGGGCACCACCCTCACCAAGGAGGCGGCGGAGCAGCTGGGTTCGGACAAGTACGTCGGTCTGGCCGGCGACCCGCTCACGGCGGCACTGGAGTTCGCGCAGCCCTCGCCGTCCCCCTCTCCGTCCGCGACGACGTCCGCCCCGGTGTCCCCGTCCGCCTCGGCCCCGTCGACGGGGGCGGCGCCCTCGCAGAGCACCGGCTCCCCGGCGGCCGACGGGCCCCAGCAGCTCGTGGGCGGCCGGCTGACCTGGGGGGTGAAGGACTCGTTCCGCTCGTACGTGGTGAAGGGCGGCGGCTCGGTCACCCCGGCGGGCGGGGCCGTCGCGAGCGGCGACACCTTCGCCTTCGCCCTGGGCAAGGGCGAGCTGGACACCGCGAAGCAGAAGCTGAGCGCCTCGTTCGCGGGCAGCCTGCGCTTCCAGCGGGCCGACCACGGCGTCGACATGACCTTCGCGAACCTGCGCGTCAACGCCGAGGGCAAGAAGGGCACCCTCGTCCTGGACGTCAAGACGCCCACCGCCACCAAGGCGGACGTCCCCTTCGCCACGCTCGACCTGTCGAAGACCGAGTACCGGACCACGGGCGGCCTGCTGACCCTGAACGCCGTCCCCGCCGCCTTCACCGCGGAGGGCGCGGCCGCCATCGGGGCGCCCAGCCCGGACTACGCGGAGGGCAAGCCGACCGACCCCGTCACCCTCTCCGTGTCCGTCGACAAGGACGCCGTGCTCCCCACGGGGACGCCCGCCACCGCGCCCACCGCGACCCCCGCGCCGGCCACCGCCGGCGGCACGGGAGGCGCCGTGGGAGGTGGCGGCGCTGGCGGCAGCATCGGCGGGAACCTCGCCAGCACCGGCGCCGAACTCCCGGCCACGGCCCTGCTCGCCGCCTCCGGCGCAGCCGTCGTGGCCGGTGCGGGCGCCGTCCACCTCGCGCGCAGGCGGCGCTCAGTCCGGATGTGA
- a CDS encoding GNAT family N-acetyltransferase codes for MTVLAYAQAELPGGLAAQVAALEAQAWPGAGGGHDPALAPKVMVLVDEGGTVTASLALLFKEVRHAGRTHRAAGLSAVVTLDTARGRGHGGHLVAAARAALAADPAVDLVLFSCDRPLAPFYEAAGFTRLPGTVLVGGTPEEPLATDAPGFDKEVLADFPGPHTDAAAFTGVRIALYPGLVDRLW; via the coding sequence ATGACGGTGCTCGCCTACGCACAGGCCGAGCTCCCGGGCGGGCTCGCCGCGCAGGTCGCGGCCCTGGAGGCGCAGGCCTGGCCCGGCGCCGGCGGCGGGCACGACCCGGCATTGGCCCCCAAGGTGATGGTCCTCGTGGACGAGGGCGGCACGGTGACCGCCTCCCTCGCCCTGCTGTTCAAGGAGGTCCGGCACGCGGGGCGCACCCACCGCGCGGCCGGGCTCAGCGCGGTGGTGACCCTGGACACGGCCCGGGGCCGCGGGCACGGCGGGCACCTGGTGGCGGCGGCCCGTGCGGCGCTGGCCGCCGACCCGGCCGTGGACCTCGTCCTGTTCAGCTGCGACCGTCCGCTCGCCCCCTTCTACGAGGCGGCCGGCTTCACCCGGCTCCCCGGGACGGTACTGGTCGGCGGGACGCCCGAGGAGCCGCTGGCCACGGACGCGCCCGGGTTCGACAAGGAGGTCCTCGCGGACTTCCCCGGCCCGCACACCGATGCCGCGGCGTTCACGGGCGTACGGATCGCCCTGTACCCGGGGCTCGTCGACCGCCTCTGGTGA